From a single Raphanus sativus cultivar WK10039 chromosome 3, ASM80110v3, whole genome shotgun sequence genomic region:
- the LOC108831442 gene encoding F-box/kelch-repeat protein At4g39560-like isoform X2 encodes MMMSVAAVEQLRRKKKKRRRVESPSSSSGLMSLPYDMVLNCLARVSRSDLGALSLVSKSIHSLVASPEMYETRSRMGLREECIYVCLGTNFGTITNPLGWFILRRKGNNRLIPIPIPSFPSPRRATYVSMGCGIYVIGGRIEAVTTSRVSFLDCRTHTWSELPSMRFARCEANAGVLDGKIYVMGGCDDPFSRDNPEVFDPMTQTWSSVCIPDPVMSKEACRVVGPDNNYNISFKFRSEEDRLLFTCDFDGRIKWCDPWSGMRKGSMEWYTVNGLDDLRGFLKFDTSNINSIIFDGECADVWNCHMLNRGYTNGLLGLVPGFKISKSAGNIVIFWSVLVGDKLQVWCAEISLERRLHHIWGNIQCTDHVFTADPDLYILSTINVSL; translated from the exons ATGATGATGTCCGTCGCGGCGGTAGAGCAGTTGCgcagaaagaagaagaagaggagaagggTTGAGTCTCCATCATCATCAAGTGGGTTAATGTCTTTGCCATATGACATGGTTCTAAACTGCTTGGCCCGCGTGTCTAGATCCGACCTAGGGGCCTTATCTCTGGTCTCAAAGAGCATCCACTCACTGGTGGCTTCGCCGGAGATGTACGAGACCCGATCTCGAATGGGTTTGAGGGAGGAGTGCATCTACGTATGCTTGGGAACTAATTTTGGCACAATTACAAATCCTCTGGGATGGTTCATCCTCAGAAGAAAAGGGAATAACCGGCTGATCCCAATCCCGATCCCTTCGTTCCCATCTCCGCGTAGAGCTACCTATGTCTCCATGGGATGTGGGATCTATGTAATTGGAGGAAGGATAGAAGCCGTGACGACATCGCGTGTCTCCTTCCTGGATTGTCGGACTCACACGTGGAGCGAGCTCCCCTCCATGAGGTTTGCTCGCTGTGAAGCCAACGCAGGGGTTTTAGACGGAAAGATATACGTCATGGGAGGCTGCGATGATCCATTCTCCCGCGACAATCCAGAGGTTTTCGATCCAATGACGCAAACTTGGAGCAGTGTGTGTATACCTGATCCGGTGATGAGCAAGGAGGCTTGCAGGGTTGTTGGGCCggataataattataatatttcgTTCAAGTTTCGGAGTGAAGAAG ACAGGTTGTTATTCACTTGCGATTTTGACGGGAGAATCAAGTGGTGTGACCCTTGGAGTGGGATGAGGAAAGGGAGCATGGAGTGGTACACGGTGAATGGTTTGGATGATCTTCGAGGCTTCCTCAAGTTTGACACTTCCAACATAAATTCAATCATTTTCGATGGGGAGTGTGCCGATGTGTGGAATTGCCATATGCTCAATCGTGGTTACACAAACGGCCTCCTAGGCTTAGTTCCGGGCTTCAAAATCAGCAAATCCGCTGGCAACATTGTCATCTTCTGGAGCGTGCTCGTCGGGGACAAGTTGCAGGTTTGGTGTGCCGAGATTTCACTTGAGAGGCGGCTGCACCACATTTGGGGGAACATCCAGTGCACTGATCATGTCTTCACTGCGGACCCTGACCTCTATATTTTGTCTACTATTAATGTTAGTCTTTGA
- the LOC108831442 gene encoding F-box/kelch-repeat protein At4g33900-like isoform X1, whose protein sequence is MMMSVAAVEQLRRKKKKRRRVESPSSSSGLMSLPYDMVLNCLARVSRSDLGALSLVSKSIHSLVASPEMYETRSRMGLREECIYVCLGTNFGTITNPLGWFILRRKGNNRLIPIPIPSFPSPRRATYVSMGCGIYVIGGRIEAVTTSRVSFLDCRTHTWSELPSMRFARCEANAGVLDGKIYVMGGCDDPFSRDNPEVFDPMTQTWSSVCIPDPVMSKEACRVVGPDNNYNISFKFRSEEGLWNDFFLNARDDDACCCAIDRLLFTCDFDGRIKWCDPWSGMRKGSMEWYTVNGLDDLRGFLKFDTSNINSIIFDGECADVWNCHMLNRGYTNGLLGLVPGFKISKSAGNIVIFWSVLVGDKLQVWCAEISLERRLHHIWGNIQCTDHVFTADPDLYILSTINVSL, encoded by the coding sequence ATGATGATGTCCGTCGCGGCGGTAGAGCAGTTGCgcagaaagaagaagaagaggagaagggTTGAGTCTCCATCATCATCAAGTGGGTTAATGTCTTTGCCATATGACATGGTTCTAAACTGCTTGGCCCGCGTGTCTAGATCCGACCTAGGGGCCTTATCTCTGGTCTCAAAGAGCATCCACTCACTGGTGGCTTCGCCGGAGATGTACGAGACCCGATCTCGAATGGGTTTGAGGGAGGAGTGCATCTACGTATGCTTGGGAACTAATTTTGGCACAATTACAAATCCTCTGGGATGGTTCATCCTCAGAAGAAAAGGGAATAACCGGCTGATCCCAATCCCGATCCCTTCGTTCCCATCTCCGCGTAGAGCTACCTATGTCTCCATGGGATGTGGGATCTATGTAATTGGAGGAAGGATAGAAGCCGTGACGACATCGCGTGTCTCCTTCCTGGATTGTCGGACTCACACGTGGAGCGAGCTCCCCTCCATGAGGTTTGCTCGCTGTGAAGCCAACGCAGGGGTTTTAGACGGAAAGATATACGTCATGGGAGGCTGCGATGATCCATTCTCCCGCGACAATCCAGAGGTTTTCGATCCAATGACGCAAACTTGGAGCAGTGTGTGTATACCTGATCCGGTGATGAGCAAGGAGGCTTGCAGGGTTGTTGGGCCggataataattataatatttcgTTCAAGTTTCGGAGTGAAGAAGGTTTGTGGAATGATTTCTTTTTAAACGCAAGAGATGATGATGCTTGTTGTTGTGCAATAGACAGGTTGTTATTCACTTGCGATTTTGACGGGAGAATCAAGTGGTGTGACCCTTGGAGTGGGATGAGGAAAGGGAGCATGGAGTGGTACACGGTGAATGGTTTGGATGATCTTCGAGGCTTCCTCAAGTTTGACACTTCCAACATAAATTCAATCATTTTCGATGGGGAGTGTGCCGATGTGTGGAATTGCCATATGCTCAATCGTGGTTACACAAACGGCCTCCTAGGCTTAGTTCCGGGCTTCAAAATCAGCAAATCCGCTGGCAACATTGTCATCTTCTGGAGCGTGCTCGTCGGGGACAAGTTGCAGGTTTGGTGTGCCGAGATTTCACTTGAGAGGCGGCTGCACCACATTTGGGGGAACATCCAGTGCACTGATCATGTCTTCACTGCGGACCCTGACCTCTATATTTTGTCTACTATTAATGTTAGTCTTTGA